In Gadus chalcogrammus isolate NIFS_2021 chromosome 13, NIFS_Gcha_1.0, whole genome shotgun sequence, the genomic stretch GAGGAAGCACTTCTGTCACGGTCACCAGCTCAGTGAGCTTTGTGTCCGTTTCCACCCCTTCAGAGCCAGGGTTCCAAGCTCCACCCACCATCGACGCCAAGCTGCCTTTTGAATTCTTCTTTCCTTTCACATGATGCAAGCAGTTTGGTTCGGCTAAGCAGCGTACGAGCAGTCTCAGTAGGAAATCTGTTACATTGTTGTTTCAGGACTTTATTTCATATCGGTCAAAGATATCAGCTTAGCTATATTGATTGACAGTGAATAAAGTTCTAAATGTTGAGAATACATCTAGAAAGGCAGATGAAATGAATAACCACTGCATAAGGTTTGAACTACTAGAATTCAAATTCTATGCCATTTTGTCTCAGAAGGGCACAGAGTCTGTTGTTCTCTTGCTCCTGGGGATAAATGGAGGAGGGTAGTCTTTAGTATTGCACTGTTTGAAGGTTAATGAGATAGTTTAATCTGTTCAAAAGGACCCACCATCTTATCACTGCGTTCCTGCAGCTCAGTAGATCTTTGGACCAGATGATCGTAACTCTCCTTTAGTTTATGAAGTCGATGGTCAGCACGGGTCTTCAGGGAGACCAGGATTCCTGGAAAAGAGCGTAACACGTTAGTGTGAGGCCTgctgtacacagacacaccgtgGATATGATTTGgtcatttttggttttgtttctgaatgaaatgtatatattgTTTAATGTTCGATGCGGTCCAAATCTTTTTTTATCTGCGGGAAAATAAAGCTGAGAGGATCTTCTGGTATCATCTCTTTGTTTCCTCACCGTTTATGATCCTGGCCACCCGCCAAAGCCGCAGGAGAATGAGGAAGCCCACCCCGTCTAAAACATCCTCGCGAGCCACGAAGACAATGTCCAGGACAAAcgacaccatcaccaccacgccGTCAAACACCTCAAACTTGTGCTGGAAGAACTCCAGCCGGTAAGCGTATAGCTTGCCAACCAGCTCAATCATAAAGAACGTCAGCAGCGCCAGACTCAGGTAGTGGAACACCTTAGGAGAGAGCAGTGTGTGAGGTATGCCAAGGTCCAAGATATAGGCTTCATAGTCTTTAAAACTGGCTGTTTATCTCTTCACAAAAATACACCTTTTCTTTGGGCATTCTTACCTCAGGCAGAACATGATGCTCTTCCAGTTTTATGATGGCCAGATCTATCAGCACCTCGCCCATAACAAATATGGCATCCAAGActaccaaacacacaaccaccacctgAAGACAAAATGTTTCAAGCAAGTCATGCTCATAGCGTGTACAACAAACAGCTGATTGCAAGTGCATGTTGCTGGCCATTTGAAGGCAAGCAAacaggaaggaaaaaaaacatgatgcaCCAGTTTGATCAAAGCTTGTTCTCATGATCAGCTTGTTGTTTTCACCCTTTTCCACCTGCCTGCTAAATGTCAGGTTTGCCCTATTTTAAGGCTTGACACAGGGATCCACACGCACTGGAGTAtgtgtggttgatggctggttaagcagcctcacccagccccaaaGTCTTATCAGCCTAACTCTGTAGCTAAAGGTTATGCTATTAACTTTGTGATGAAGACATAGCAATTATCTTCCTCATCCAATCATTATACCATAGCAAACAGAAGCAAACTAGAGCAGATGTGTTTAGACCACGCCCTACAGCCCTAAATCTTAACCCACTGTGTATATTAACCAGTCCCTACAACCCTGAGTCTTTACCCACTGACTATTAACCAGCCCTACAACCCTGAGTCTTTACCCACTGACTCTATTAACCAGCCCTACAGCCCTGAGTCTTCACCCACTGACTCTATTAACCAGCCCTACAGCCCTGAGTCTTTACCCACTGACTCTATTAACCAGCCCTACAGCCCTGAGTCTTTACCCACTGACTCTATTAACCAGCCCTACAACCCTGAGTCTTTACCCACTGACTCTATTAACCAGCCCTACAGCCCTGAGTCTTTACCCACTGACTCTATTAACCAGCCCTACAGCCCTGAGTCTTTACCCACTGACTCTATTAACCAGCCCTACAGCCCTGAGTCTTTACCCACTGACTCTATTAACCAGCCCTACAGCCCTGAGTCTTTACCCACTGACTCTATTAACCAGCCCTACAGCCCTGAGTCTTTACCCACTGACTATTAACCAGGCCTACAGCCCTGAGTCTCTACTCACTGACTCTATTAACCAGCCCTACAGCCCTGAGTCTTTACCCACTGACTCTATTAACCAGCCCTACAGCCCTGAGTCTTTACCCACTGACTCTATTAACCAGCCCTACAGCCCTGAGTCTTCACCCACATATAAACCAGGCCCTACACTGACTTTATGATCTGACTTAGAGATAGATTAGCATACTCTTTATGCTTTCCTTGAAAATAGATTTGCTAGGTGTGCAGTGGATATATCCCTCTAAACGTTGTggttattttgtattttccgATCCTTTTGTCCTTCACTTTAATATCCTTATTTCAGCATTGACCAAAACCAAAACCATCAGTTGTGGGGCCAATAGGCCGCTATATAATGAGGCCTGTTCTGGTCCCATTCCCACCTCTCTCAGGGCAGAGGGGCTCAGCATAACATGCGTCCACGGGTCGTTTGGTATGCAGTGTCAGATGGTTGTTCCACATCTAAAATGCTGTACCTGAAACCGGGTAGAGCAGTAGAGCTGCTGAAGGGCCTCCCTGAAGCCCGGGCGGGGGGGAGGCTGGCCTGGGGAGGGACTCACTTCCTCACTGTCCTCCTCCAACTGTTCCCAAGTACCTGGTTCTGTCTTCTCATCCCCCACAGCAGTGAAGTGCCTCAGGTACCAAGACATGACGCTCTGGGAGGTGGTCCTACCTTCTCCTCAGACACAaccatggatatatatatatatatatatatatatatatatatatggatgtaTACAGCTTAAGTGGACTTTCAAATAAAGACCTCCCTAGCTGAAATAAttatcttgttttatttttatttagtatttttatTTCAACTGCTTCAGATTCAATAAAAAAACGGAATAACTAATGGATGCATAAAGAATGTGCAtccacacattcaaacatgaTTGATCATTCGTTATTTATCAGGTACATATTATTGGGCACACGCAGATCAATGTTGCAAAGTTCTTAGTTCAATCACATGAAGGTCTACTTACTTTATTGAAGTGAATAGGATGTCTTGTGTGTTGAGGATACTTAAGCTGACGCTGCTCTGCAATTCTGATGAACTTGGGTCAATATTATGACTTCTCCTTTCACATGTTGAAAACGGACATGTTGAAAGAAGGATGAAATATCCTTTTCAAATTTTGTAACAATTCTAAAGAAACGTATTAGTAAACATGATTGTGAAGCAAGGAGAGCAGTCTGCAGTCTACAAGCAATCGATCACATGACCCTGTCCTATTAGTGACACAAGGCTGCATGTGTCAATGTATATAGACTTTCATCATTTATCAAAAACTCGTTTTCATTCCACTCGTTTGGGTTACTGTGATGTGAACTCGTGATAATGTGCACtagtttttttttgcaaattcagcattttcttttcaaaacactATATTTATAAGTAAGTATGCATATAAATCATACAGTCGTTCAACACAGGATTGAGGATTAAATGCGAGTTACCTTGTTTGGTTTTCTCTAACTTGTTATCAAGTCCACTCAGTCAGTCCGTTGCATTCTTTAACTCCTCCTCTGCTTCCAGGCCGTTTCCTACGGAAGTCATTCCTCCGAATGTCCACATTATGTTCCTCCTGCTGTATCTCGCTCTTTTAACAAGATCCATGTCGACACCGAGAGAGAACCCAACTCAACCACATACCCTCCCACTAACCGAACCTGAGCTCCACAGACAGCCCAGTAGGGCCGAGCCCCGTGACTGACCAACGACGTACATCGCGACCTACGTGAATGACCAACGACGTGAGTCGCGAACTACGTCGCTGCCTCTGGTCGCTGTGCTGGAAGCCGGGCTGCTGGCGGAAGACTCAACAGCTCATAGCTAGCCTGGTGCGGGTCAGAATCGCCCCTTATCCAAATCAGAATCCGTCCAGGAGGTCCACGGGACCCAGAACACTCGCCCCCTAGGCCCCAGAACCTTGGCCCTCTCTGGCCCCAGAACACTCGCCCCGTCGGGCTCCTGAACCCTCGCCGGGTAGCAGGAGTGGGGTCCGCGCTGGGTTATCCTTGGATGACTCCCTTGGGGTTTCCCTTCATGGCGACGGGTCGAACGTGTTTTACTTTGATGCTTCTCTTTCTTGCCTTTTAACACTTATTCGCATTTATTTATGTACGTttttatttaagtattttaCTTGTTTATTCTGGTTGGAGTTTTATCCTGTGGTGCCAAATGTGTTTATggttttttgtatatatatttggttatttatttaattttaccattttccctttttttttttacccttctTTCTAATGTCTCCTTTTTACTACATGTGTGGACTTTTCTTGCGTTTACCTGCATTTAAGGAATATATATGCAAACAAAAATTCTCAGACGCACATAATTGCAACAGTTATCTTATATCGTTGTATTGTTCATTAAATTGAATATGCTAGTTCACAGGAGTCAAAGCAAAGGTGGGAAGGCATATGTTCCCCTCCTGGAAGCGCTGGGAACAAACGTGATCCGAGGGGGCGGCAAAGCGAGACACGCGTGACGATGCGTTGCTGTGGTGAAGTCGTTTTATTTACAAGAACGGAATGCAAAAGATATCAAATACATTCGACTATGTTGTTTTAACGACTTATTCTAGTGAAGATAATGCATGTAGCTATAAAATCCAAGTAATAAGCTCCTCATCCAATGCTTGATTTAGGGACCTACGTAATATCCCGTTGGAAATGTCGctgcaaaaaaataaagtaaacttTGGACGCCAACTTCGTTTACCGTTACCTAGTGTTTTTATCACATTGGTAATTGCGACATCACCTGCCTGAACCAGAGGCTGCGTCACCTACAGCTGACGACACTACCTGTCCAGACCAGTAGAGGGCGGTATTGCCCACATCTCACCTGTCCTAAAGTCCCTTCATTGGCCCGTCAGTTCTAGTCGAATATATTTTAAAATCCTTTTATTGGTGTCCATAACACTCAATGGATTGGCGACTAAATACTTGTTTCATGCCAAACTCTTGGCATGAGAAagtatcatttaaatccacaaacaacataagtgtaatccggggcatataaagactgggaccagaaaataattactttctctccattgaaacccattcatattttacgatctcataggtcccatgggctctaatggaaggggcgtgacttcgccactcgaTAGGTAGgcacatagatatatatatatatgtatattaagctatattaatatatctatatatatctatgttttgcacgaaaggcgctatataaataaagtaaaatgtTATATTAATAAGTGTCCGGGAGAGGGCGGTCGTGTCCAGGTTTTCAGGAAGCAGTGTgatcagaagaagaagaagaattaacATTGTTGACGTCTTGCGTAAACACACTTGGTCAAGTGTAGCTTAATGTAGTAAATGTTGAAGGTAAAGTGAAGTTAAGTCCGGTTCACTAGACGTTACTAGACACACACTACGCGGTGGTTGTAGTGGACTAAAGGGTGAGGTAAGAACCAGTGAGAAGGAGACAGCTGCTGGTTCCTCTAGGAGCACAATGTTTGGTCGAGGTTCGTTGTGTAAACATTAGTTAGATTATCCTTCAAGGAGTGGATGTAGTGGTGAGGACGTGTTCAGTAGCAGTGTTTCTAGAAGTATGACTGGTAAGAAGCAGTAGAGGGGACACAATGGGCGCAGCGGGGAGTGAGCCCTGCATCTACGACAAGCTGTCGGAGAGCATCCACATCCTCCGGCAGTCCGGCTACCGCTACGGGATGTCCGAGGGGGAGATCGAGAAGTTCATCAAGCAGGTCCTGGAGACCAATGAGCCCAGGAGAGACCCTCACCAATTCCCGGTCCTGCGAGCCACCCTGAAGGTTTGCTTCATATTGTTGAAGAAGGCTTGTTAGTCTGCTGATTGACACTGATGGACAAAGTGATgctctatctctatatataatatatacatatgtataaatatttcaGAGATATATTGTCTTCAGTTACAGTATTATCAGCAGCAGCCAAACATGCTGAGCTGATTGAACTTGATACTT encodes the following:
- the hvcn1 gene encoding voltage-gated hydrogen channel 1; this translates as MSWYLRHFTAVGDEKTEPGTWEQLEEDSEEVSPSPGQPPPRPGFREALQQLYCSTRFQVVVVCLVVLDAIFVMGEVLIDLAIIKLEEHHVLPEVFHYLSLALLTFFMIELVGKLYAYRLEFFQHKFEVFDGVVVMVSFVLDIVFVAREDVLDGVGFLILLRLWRVARIINGILVSLKTRADHRLHKLKESYDHLVQRSTELQERSDKMEQENNRLCALLRQNGIEFEF